The following are encoded together in the Daucus carota subsp. sativus chromosome 5, DH1 v3.0, whole genome shotgun sequence genome:
- the LOC108222982 gene encoding E3 ubiquitin protein ligase DRIP2 — translation MGRVKREAIVACMTCPLCKNILRDATTISECLHTFCRKCICNKLSEEELECCPICKIDLGCVPEEKLRPDHILQDLRAKIFPYKRRKLDPPEAISSIALPERRKERSLSSLVVNTPKVSPKTALTGKRSKATARKSLRGSSFSVQKHVKKEEDYESDSESFNSRETLTKFSQTIRQNFSNGEPSSHSIPNIGTDSGASTGEGKADLWKPLNFLVEVANRSKSSKSTSQEPASKSEPTNVAKTKGLSFRNKRKTKDKRNSTGLNPPESERQNLLSLGQKKADTSGKSNVSLQAVLDANSIRHDRRLSPVWCSLVASKDLEDYRSLPQIPASFLRIKDGSTSVSFIQKYLMRKLDLPSEDEVEIRCRGEPVIPTLQLYKLIELWLQTVSTSEKISATIGSSAEEFVMVLGYARKPASA, via the exons CTGCAATAAACTTTCTGAAGAGGAACTAGAATGCTGTCCTATATGCAAAATTGATTTGGGTTGTGTGCCAGAGGAGAAGCTGAG GCCAGATCATATTTTGCAAGATTTAAGAGCAAAGATCTTTCCTTACAAAAGAAGAAAGTTGGATCCACCTGAAGCTATTTCTTCCATTGCATTACctgaaagaagaaaggaaaggtCACTCTCTTCATTGGTAGTCAACACTCCTAAAGTTTCACCAAAGACTGCACTGACTGGGAAAAGATCAAAAGCAACTGCTAGAAAGTCGCTGAGAGGTTCTAGTTTTTCAGTTCAGAAACATGTTAAGAAAGAGGAAGATTATGAAAGTGATTCAGAGAGCTTTAACTCACGCGAGACACTGACCAAGTTCTCTCAGACCATAAGGCAG AATTTTTCAAATGGTGAACCGTCTAGTCATTCTATACCAAATATAGGAACAGACAGTGGTGCTAGCACAGGGGAGGGGAAAGCTGATCTATGGAAGCCTCTGAACTTCCTGGTAGAAGTTGCAAATAGGAGTAAATCCTCAAAGTCTACCTCACAAGAACCTGCATCCAAATCAGAACCTACAAATGTTGCGAAGACTAAAGGACTTTCTTTTAGAAATAAACGGAAAACCAAAGATAAAAGGAATAGCACCGGTTTAAATCCTCCTGAAtctgaaagacagaatttgttaaGTTTGGGTCAAAAAAAGGCAGATACTTCTGGAAAATCAAACGTTTCTCTGCAGGCTGTGTTAGATGCTAACAGCATCAGGCATGACAGAAGATTAAGTCCAGTTTGGTGCTCATTAGTGGCTTCTAAAGACCT GGAAGACTATAGGTCCTTGCCCCAGATACCTGCAAGTTTCTTGAGAATAAA GGATGGAAGCACATCTGTTTCCTTTATACAGAAATACCTGATGAGGAAACTAGACCTTCCAAGTGAAGACGAA GTTGAGATAAGATGCAGGGGAGAGCCAGTTATCCCCACATTGCAACTGTATAAACTGATTGAACTGTGGCTACAGACAGTATCAACATCCGAAAAAATATCTGCAACAATTGGGTCCTCTGCTGAGGAATTTGTGATGGTCTTAGGATATGCTCGCAAACCTGCATCTGCATGA